From Penicillium psychrofluorescens genome assembly, chromosome: 1, one genomic window encodes:
- a CDS encoding uncharacterized protein (ID:PFLUO_000260-T1.cds;~source:funannotate), translating to MAHGDYYASGDLDVHQDPNRSESTICLPSPSANKRASTYYPKAGPKVLEEPNLDPFYLERSLAATPTGDSRNARYTKDNHQYYSLPLPQKTYQTNETYVKRSTITQLEHEHSLRFHRYTSSTSSGEEPKPLHSKQESFSSVQTGGTTPDLTPSSSFSSDYSTPVCPDAVLKATEQLYKHAQNAQTEHRSRYCLPAPTPPQYAPPPIPVDTDTRSTTPAPPSSSHSTKSFNMRSEETAAPSSSRRRKPHPTLPNLSRGTSTHSSRRKQSSPGIRSPLDPSMISPPCLYNPVTMEPHATHFDQALFIPANDCPSPVPSPVASSPPISRQWTATSMERPSTSTMDPYCEQSVWESDSDTESIGRKSISRRTNDTLRKVRSRAKLRTAKSHPKFHASVDDQTLEKFPVMPDDPLSEPCFDFLRSASFDRPRPSMSREAIPRGLQTLRLVAPSSTSLLRPRSRNDSNAQESDLDRTAAAAFQAKFRRRQRSDESSIPSTPSVKEQLTSLCYEQTSEEPLDEEKAQPFYRRVMESIRSLNCHRPFARSNSASK from the coding sequence ATGGCTCACGGAGACTACTACGCTTCGGGGGATTTGGACGTGCACCAGGACCCAAACAGATCAGAGTCCACCATCTGTCTGCCCTCGCCGTCTGCCAACAAGCGCGCCTCGACCTACTATCCCAAGGCTGGGCCCAAGGTGCTCGAGGAGCCCAACCTCGACCCTTTCTATCTTGAACGCTCCCTGGCAGCGACACCGACGGGCGACTCTCGCAATGCTAGATACACCAAAGATAACCACCAATACTACTCGCTTCCTCTGCCCCAAAAGACATATCAAACCAACGAAACATACGTCAAACGCTCAACAATAACCCAGCTGGAACACGAACACAGCTTGAGATTCCACCGATACACCTCCTCTACTTCCTCTGGAGAAGAGCCGAAGCCTCTGCATAGCAAGCAGGAGTCGTTCAGCTCCGTGCAAACAGGCGGCACCACACCGGACCTTACCCCAAgcagctccttctcttccGATTACTCTACTCCGGTCTGCCCTGACGCCGTGCTCAAGGCGACAGAGCAACTATACAAACACGCGCAAAACGCACAGACAGAACACCGTTCTCGCTACTGTCTACCTGCTCCTACACCTCCTCAATACGCTCCTCCACCTATCCCAGTGGATACAGATACGCGCTCTACTACTcccgctcctccatcttcaaGTCATTCTACCAAATCTTTCAACATGCGGTCCGAGGAAACTGCAGCTCCCTCCTCATCTCGTCGGAGGAAGCCGCATCCAACCCTGCCCAACCTTTCTCGGGGTACCAGCACCCATAGCTCCCGCCGGAAGCAATCTAGCCCTGGCATAAGGTCACCACTGGACCCGTCCATGATCTCGCCTCCATGCCTGTACAACCCTGTCACCATGGAGCCTCATGCGACGCATTTCGATCAGGCCCTCTTCATTCCCGCCAATGACTGTCCCAGCCCTGTTCCCAGCCCGGTAGCCAGCTCGCCTCCCATCTCAAGACAGTGGACAGCTACATCAATGGAACGTCCATCGACATCCACCATGGACCCCTACTGCGAACAATCCGTGTGGGAGTCCGATTCAGATACCGAGTCCATCGGCCGCAAGTCTATCTCTCGCAGAACCAACGACACCCTACGGAAGGTACGCAGCCGCGCCAAACTGCGCACGGCCAAGTCACATCCCAAGTTTCATGCTAGTGTCGACGACCAGACACTCGAGAAGTTCCCCGTCATGCCAGATGACCCCTTGAGCGAGCCATGCTTCGACTTCCTCCGAAGTGCCAGTTTCGACCGGCCTCGCCCCAGCATGAGCCGGGAGGCAATTCCTCGTGGTCTGCAGACATTACGCCTTGTTGCACCCTCTTCTACATCCTTGCTCCGACCCCGGTCCCGGAATGACAGCAATGCGCAAGAGAGCGACCTCGACCGCACAGCCGCTGCCGCCTTCCAGGCCAAGTTCCGCCGTCGCCAGCGCTCAGACGAGTCTTCGATTCCGAGCACACCGTCAGTCAAAGAACAATTGACCTCCCTCTGCTACGAGCAGACCTCAGAGGAGCCCCttgacgaggagaaggcaCAGCCTTTCTACCGGCGCGTGATGGAGTCAATACGATCCCTCAACTGCCACCGACCATTCGCCAGGTCAAATTCAGCATCAAAATAA